One stretch of Cohnella algarum DNA includes these proteins:
- a CDS encoding M20 metallopeptidase family protein: MNRLLERARRLEAEIVAFRRDLHAHPELSFEEKETARKVASEIERLNVSYRTNVGGHGIVADLKGERDGPIVALRADMDALPIQEEADVPFASAKPGVMHACGHDAHTAMLLGAMKLLKEQPFPGTVRFLFQSAEEINAGAKAMIEDGALAGVSEIYGLHNLPTLSAGKLATCHGPMMGSVDRIELHIQGRGAHGAIPNEGIDPVVCASAIVMSLQSIISREVSPFDPVVVTIGSLHAGMANNVIPDTAVLTGTVRTFGKKVQATMKERIERIAGQIAEGYRCKASLRYIEQVPVLENHDEPMAFVNETIDRTIGKAGRIEAAPTLAGEDFSVYLRHVPGCFFWLGSGPKEHAERAYGLHHPKYRLNEDCLPIGSAILAAIAAERLKHLQTSEKDGR, encoded by the coding sequence ATGAATCGTTTGCTTGAGCGGGCGCGGCGGCTGGAAGCCGAAATCGTCGCTTTTCGCCGCGATTTGCACGCCCATCCGGAATTAAGCTTCGAGGAAAAAGAAACCGCGCGAAAAGTCGCGAGCGAAATCGAACGTTTGAACGTTTCCTATCGAACGAACGTCGGCGGGCACGGGATCGTCGCCGATTTGAAAGGAGAGCGGGACGGACCGATCGTCGCCCTGCGGGCGGATATGGACGCGTTGCCGATCCAGGAAGAAGCGGACGTGCCGTTTGCTTCCGCAAAGCCCGGCGTCATGCACGCCTGCGGGCATGACGCGCATACGGCCATGCTGCTTGGCGCCATGAAGCTGCTGAAGGAGCAGCCGTTCCCGGGAACCGTCCGCTTTCTGTTTCAATCCGCCGAGGAAATCAACGCCGGGGCGAAGGCCATGATCGAGGACGGGGCGCTTGCGGGCGTGTCCGAAATTTACGGCCTGCACAATCTTCCGACGTTATCCGCCGGCAAGCTGGCGACTTGTCACGGGCCGATGATGGGATCGGTGGACCGCATCGAGCTTCATATTCAGGGCAGGGGCGCGCACGGCGCGATTCCGAACGAAGGAATCGACCCCGTCGTTTGCGCTTCCGCGATCGTCATGTCCTTGCAGTCGATCATCAGCCGGGAAGTGTCGCCTTTCGATCCGGTCGTCGTGACAATCGGAAGCCTTCATGCCGGCATGGCCAACAATGTCATTCCCGATACCGCCGTGTTGACGGGGACGGTGCGCACGTTCGGCAAAAAGGTCCAAGCGACGATGAAAGAACGGATCGAACGCATTGCCGGGCAAATCGCGGAAGGCTATCGCTGCAAGGCTTCGCTTCGCTATATCGAGCAAGTGCCGGTGCTGGAAAATCACGACGAGCCGATGGCGTTCGTCAACGAGACGATCGACCGGACGATCGGAAAAGCCGGGCGGATCGAAGCCGCGCCGACGCTGGCCGGCGAGGACTTCTCGGTATATTTGCGCCATGTCCCCGGATGCTTTTTTTGGCTCGGCTCGGGACCGAAGGAGCATGCCGAGCGGGCGTACGGCCTGCATCATCCGAAATACCGATTGAACGAGGACTGCTTGCCGATCGGTTCGGCGATTTTGGCCGCGATCGCGGCGGAGCGGCTGAAGCATTTGCAAACTTCGGAAAAAGACGGGAGATGA
- a CDS encoding cysteine hydrolase family protein, producing MRALGNPRNSWQVSKDHVNLQRLPPPERIVAFDAEPQRVTMDLAQSAIVVIDMQNDFCAAGGWLDHVGADISGARRPVERLNRLLPELRNADVPVIWLNWGNRPDRLNLSPSVLHVYNRSGEDIGLGGRLPSKSAAVLEKNSWGAAIVPELDARETDIYVDKYRMSGFWDTPLDSILRNLNVRTLFFAGVNVDQCVMATLEDAVCLGYDAVLLEDCSATSSPAFCEEATIYNVKQCYGFVARSTAVLAGMK from the coding sequence ATGCGAGCGCTGGGCAATCCCCGCAACAGCTGGCAAGTGAGCAAGGATCACGTGAATTTGCAAAGGCTGCCGCCGCCCGAGCGCATCGTCGCGTTCGACGCGGAGCCGCAGCGGGTGACGATGGATTTGGCCCAATCGGCGATCGTCGTCATCGATATGCAAAACGATTTTTGCGCGGCCGGGGGATGGCTGGATCATGTCGGAGCGGATATTTCCGGCGCCCGCCGTCCGGTCGAACGGTTAAATCGGCTGCTTCCCGAGCTCCGCAATGCGGATGTGCCCGTCATATGGCTGAATTGGGGAAATCGGCCCGACCGGCTCAATTTAAGCCCGTCCGTGCTGCACGTCTACAACCGGAGCGGGGAGGACATCGGCCTGGGCGGGAGGCTTCCGTCGAAAAGCGCGGCCGTGCTGGAAAAAAACAGCTGGGGAGCGGCCATCGTCCCGGAGCTGGACGCCCGGGAAACGGACATTTACGTGGACAAGTATCGGATGAGCGGTTTTTGGGACACTCCCCTCGACAGCATCCTGCGGAATTTGAACGTCCGGACGCTGTTTTTCGCGGGAGTGAACGTGGATCAGTGCGTGATGGCTACGCTCGAGGATGCGGTTTGCCTCGGCTATGACGCCGTCTTGCTGGAGGATTGCAGCGCGACGAGCTCGCCCGCGTTTTGCGAAGAGGCGACGATCTACAACGTGAAGCAGTGCTACGGCTTCGTCGCGCGATCGACGGCGGTGCTGGCGGGAATGAAATGA
- a CDS encoding Gfo/Idh/MocA family oxidoreductase, translating into MEKLRIGIIGTDSSHAVAFTKLLNDAADPYYVPGGKVTKAYKSSSPDFELSYSRAERFCRELREYGVELTDDIQSVVNDCDALLLESADGRVRLEQFRQAAPARKPVFIDKSLGITLRDARQIVELAWDYETPVMSGSALRYAVKLEEGLARIDRSTIKKATVMCPLPIEPTQSRYFWYGIHGAEMLYRILGQGCKEVQVDAAEGRTF; encoded by the coding sequence ATGGAGAAGCTGCGGATCGGCATCATCGGCACCGACTCTTCTCACGCCGTTGCGTTTACGAAGCTGTTGAACGATGCGGCCGACCCTTATTACGTGCCCGGCGGCAAAGTCACGAAGGCGTACAAATCCAGTTCGCCCGATTTCGAGCTCAGCTATTCCAGGGCGGAGCGGTTTTGCCGGGAGCTGCGGGAATACGGCGTGGAACTGACGGACGACATCCAGTCGGTCGTCAACGATTGCGACGCCCTTTTATTGGAATCGGCCGACGGGCGCGTTCGGTTGGAGCAATTCCGGCAAGCGGCCCCGGCGCGGAAGCCCGTCTTCATCGACAAATCGTTGGGGATCACGCTCCGGGATGCCCGACAAATCGTCGAGCTTGCCTGGGACTACGAAACGCCGGTCATGAGCGGCTCCGCCTTGCGCTATGCGGTCAAGCTTGAAGAGGGGCTGGCCCGAATCGACCGGTCGACGATCAAGAAAGCGACCGTCATGTGCCCGCTTCCTATCGAGCCTACCCAATCCCGTTATTTCTGGTACGGCATTCATGGCGCCGAAATGCTGTATCGCATTCTCGGCCAAGGCTGCAAAGAGGTGCAGGTGGACGCAGCCGAGGGGAGGACATTCTGA
- a CDS encoding ABC transporter ATP-binding protein: MSYITVSNLSKRFVRRGQWTEALSHVNLDIEQGSFVSFIGPSGCGKSTLLRIIGGLMNAEEGGITVGGRTPVEMQADKQFGFVPQAPALFPWRTVLQNMNVPFEVNRRSKTDLAEEKGDPIELLNSVGLGDFLHAYPKELSGGMKQRVGIARAFASGAPILLMDEPFSALDEITREVLMHQLVQIWEKRKKTVIFVTHNIQEAVYLSDKVVIMSSRPGRITSVVDIDLPRPRGEAGIESPEFYRYVVRLRESLRERW, translated from the coding sequence GTGTCGTACATTACGGTTTCGAACTTGAGCAAACGTTTCGTGCGCCGGGGGCAATGGACCGAAGCTTTGAGCCATGTGAATCTGGACATCGAGCAAGGCTCGTTCGTGAGCTTTATCGGTCCGAGCGGCTGCGGCAAATCGACGCTGCTGCGGATTATCGGGGGCTTGATGAATGCCGAGGAGGGCGGCATCACGGTCGGCGGCCGGACGCCCGTCGAGATGCAGGCGGACAAGCAATTCGGATTCGTTCCGCAGGCGCCGGCGCTGTTTCCGTGGCGGACGGTGCTGCAGAACATGAACGTCCCGTTCGAAGTCAACCGCAGGAGCAAGACGGACCTCGCGGAGGAAAAAGGGGATCCGATCGAGCTTTTGAACTCCGTCGGGCTCGGGGACTTCCTGCACGCCTATCCGAAGGAGTTGTCGGGAGGGATGAAGCAGCGGGTCGGGATCGCCCGGGCGTTCGCTTCCGGAGCTCCGATCCTGCTCATGGACGAACCGTTCTCCGCGCTGGACGAAATTACGAGGGAAGTGCTCATGCACCAGCTTGTACAAATTTGGGAGAAGCGCAAAAAGACGGTTATTTTCGTTACCCACAACATCCAGGAGGCGGTCTATCTCTCGGACAAGGTCGTCATCATGTCCAGCCGGCCGGGCCGCATCACGAGCGTCGTCGATATCGATTTGCCCCGGCCGCGGGGAGAGGCGGGCAT
- a CDS encoding creatininase family protein yields MFRYEGKAWEERFLPRLSSLQIKELPKEDALVVLPVGAVEQHGWHLPVMTDSLIGEALLTQTMERLPDHSNVWLLPPVSYGKSNEHLDYAGTISLSSNTLLGVLSDIGASLKRSGFRRLLLFNTHGGNADLLNVAAREIRVATGLMVFYVNPHSLDTTSGLVTEEELEYGIHGGDIETSMVLAIKPDWVREELGVSEMPDVSQLEFLTMEGKIRFAWAMSDISHSGVAGDATKATAEKGKIMLERGAAELAKAMLEISRFEIGRVLPKTRHEPSYDNKIDGREG; encoded by the coding sequence ATGTTCAGATATGAAGGCAAAGCTTGGGAGGAACGTTTTTTGCCCCGGCTGTCCTCCTTGCAGATCAAGGAGCTTCCGAAGGAAGACGCGCTCGTCGTCCTGCCGGTCGGCGCCGTCGAGCAGCACGGCTGGCATCTGCCGGTCATGACCGACTCGCTCATCGGCGAGGCGCTGCTCACGCAAACGATGGAGCGGCTGCCCGATCATTCGAACGTCTGGCTGCTGCCTCCGGTTTCTTACGGAAAGAGCAACGAACATCTGGATTACGCCGGCACGATCTCGCTGTCCTCGAACACGCTGCTCGGCGTTTTGTCCGACATCGGAGCCAGTTTGAAAAGAAGCGGCTTCCGCCGGCTGCTGCTGTTCAATACGCACGGCGGAAACGCGGACTTGCTGAACGTCGCCGCGCGGGAAATTCGCGTCGCGACCGGGCTGATGGTGTTTTACGTCAACCCGCACAGCCTGGACACAACGAGCGGCCTCGTGACGGAAGAGGAGCTGGAATACGGCATTCACGGGGGAGACATCGAGACGTCGATGGTGCTGGCGATCAAGCCGGACTGGGTTCGGGAAGAGCTTGGCGTGTCCGAAATGCCGGACGTGTCGCAGCTTGAATTTTTGACGATGGAAGGGAAAATCCGGTTCGCCTGGGCGATGAGCGACATTTCGCACAGCGGGGTCGCGGGAGACGCGACGAAAGCGACCGCGGAAAAAGGGAAAATCATGCTGGAGCGGGGCGCTGCCGAACTGGCCAAGGCGATGCTGGAGATCAGCCGATTCGAAATCGGCCGGGTTCTCCCGAAAACGCGGCATGAGCCGTCTTACGACAACAAGATCGACGGGCGGGAGGGATAG
- a CDS encoding PucR family transcriptional regulator: MNLTVEEALTVFPFSKARLVAGEKGKSRKIKAVNTMDAPDVVNWIRAGELLLTTAYAIKDSPDELLQLLQKMNERGAAGIGLKLGRYWSQIPQVVLDEANRLHFPVLELPFEFAFSDQMDALFQAEFEKSTKKLHDALEKQMRLVRFTLQTEDFSNPFRTIADILAHAIVVFNARGQMLFNGSDWPEAEWTRQWPWAPKYEKGRTAFGWFCRIPLMKEGECYGFLIVIPETGPIHPDEEGLYHQAAEVLCYHMDKFRDGRHTMAGYRWSLAAERYLQGRLSKESFVEQAKTLGSPLLSGPFVAALAVPASAIEPAQDSPPSVQESLRDIRREIGYHPILGAWESHIVEIGDGVLFLFKALEQPAENGNESFVRLLTECLNEALGSPEDAKARCYVSKVKREITEIADAYEECREARRLGRYFGVGGAVVLFSDLEFTYLFSHIPDEAMKKYCRHLLRPLTKKDDEYIADFYATLEAFFASEGQIGEAAKQLFVHRNTLQYRLDKIGELLGLDFKKVSDLLKLKLMLMFKHLLASDQNGAKGAAGSRSAQKRS; the protein is encoded by the coding sequence ATGAACTTAACGGTCGAGGAGGCTTTAACCGTCTTTCCGTTCTCGAAAGCCAGGCTGGTCGCCGGGGAAAAGGGAAAATCGCGCAAAATCAAAGCCGTCAATACGATGGATGCGCCCGACGTCGTCAACTGGATCCGGGCCGGCGAGCTGCTGTTGACGACCGCTTACGCGATCAAGGACTCGCCGGACGAGCTGCTGCAATTATTGCAAAAAATGAACGAGCGCGGGGCGGCGGGGATCGGCCTTAAGCTGGGGAGGTACTGGTCGCAAATTCCCCAGGTCGTGCTCGACGAGGCGAACCGGCTTCATTTTCCCGTGTTGGAGCTTCCCTTTGAATTCGCATTTTCCGATCAGATGGACGCCCTGTTCCAGGCCGAATTCGAAAAAAGCACGAAAAAGCTCCACGATGCGCTGGAAAAACAGATGCGGCTCGTCCGCTTTACGCTGCAAACCGAAGACTTCTCGAACCCTTTCCGGACGATCGCCGACATCCTGGCGCACGCTATCGTCGTGTTCAACGCCCGGGGGCAAATGTTATTCAACGGCAGCGATTGGCCCGAGGCCGAATGGACCCGACAGTGGCCGTGGGCGCCCAAATACGAAAAAGGCCGGACCGCGTTCGGCTGGTTTTGCCGGATTCCGCTGATGAAGGAAGGCGAGTGCTACGGCTTCCTGATCGTCATTCCGGAAACGGGGCCGATCCATCCGGATGAGGAAGGGCTGTACCATCAGGCCGCGGAAGTGCTTTGCTATCATATGGACAAGTTCCGGGACGGCCGGCATACGATGGCCGGCTATCGATGGAGTCTCGCTGCGGAGCGTTATTTGCAGGGGCGGCTGTCCAAAGAAAGCTTCGTCGAACAGGCGAAAACGCTTGGCTCCCCGCTGCTGTCGGGCCCGTTCGTCGCGGCGCTGGCCGTCCCCGCCTCGGCCATCGAACCGGCGCAAGATTCGCCGCCGTCCGTACAGGAGTCGCTTCGGGACATCCGCCGGGAAATCGGCTATCATCCGATTTTGGGCGCGTGGGAATCGCATATTGTCGAAATCGGGGACGGGGTGCTGTTTCTCTTCAAAGCGCTGGAGCAGCCGGCGGAAAACGGAAACGAATCGTTCGTCAGGCTGTTGACCGAATGCCTGAACGAAGCGCTGGGTTCGCCGGAGGACGCAAAGGCGCGATGCTATGTGAGCAAAGTCAAGCGGGAAATAACCGAGATTGCGGACGCTTACGAGGAATGCAGGGAGGCGAGGAGGCTCGGTCGGTATTTTGGCGTCGGCGGCGCCGTCGTTTTATTTTCGGACCTGGAATTTACGTATTTGTTTTCCCACATTCCGGACGAAGCGATGAAAAAGTATTGCCGGCATCTGCTGCGCCCCCTGACGAAGAAGGACGATGAATATATTGCCGATTTTTATGCGACGCTGGAAGCTTTTTTCGCGAGCGAGGGACAGATCGGCGAGGCGGCCAAGCAGCTGTTCGTGCACCGGAATACGCTACAGTACCGGCTGGACAAAATCGGCGAGCTGCTCGGCCTCGATTTCAAGAAGGTGAGCGACCTGCTGAAGCTGAAGCTCATGCTCATGTTCAAGCACTTGCTCGCGTCCGACCAAAACGGAGCGAAAGGCGCGGCCGGTTCCCGTTCCGCGCAAAAGCGCTCTTGA